The genomic DNA CCTGTTTTgggtggtcacggttaaaccacgtcaacattttatattgttttttttataaagataatacgacaaaaaatgaatagtaatataaaatattgacgtggcttaaccgtgaccacacaaacagaaggACACGAAATGACACCTAAagtaggagggcagacaatccttgtccaaagTTTAATGGGAACACACGACACAGACCATAAAAACCCTTGAAAAATTGTTGAGGGCACAAACAAAGGGGAATGAAACTGGATCTTCAATAATTTCcactttaaattaaaaaattaaatggtttctTTTATTTAATCATGAAAATGCAGAATAATGGCCACATATGTCTGTGACTCTGTATAAAAGCCAGCCTCAGATATCACCTACTGTATAATTCAGGTGCCTTCTGTTTGTGAGAGTACAGTGGAAGTGTGCGTGGAACAGTGGAACTTACCTGGCAAGAGTCGAGTTCCTTCTTCCAGGCACGTACGAGGAAAATGTGGAACATGGGACCGCCTGGCTCTTTTagtgattaatttaattatttttaaaagcaAGCATGTTCTTGCTACTTAACATTACAATCTAGTGTTAatcatctttacttgtaagtaagaagtcttagattcgatttttgctaaaggcaaatttgaaccacattattgctagcttattatAAAGATTAGTCCATTCCCTCCACCCTTTTATTAtagataacatcgtttgtttaaaaaaaaaaaaaaaaaaaaaaaaaaaaaagtaggttCATTTCACTTGTATGTTTGAATTtctgagttttcaaaatttgacttCGATTTGGAATCAATACAGATCAAGTCAAATCTTTATAAAATGATATGATTTTGAAACTATATCATTTCATTTCTTCAACATGATTAGCAAACAGtttttagatttagtttctAAAATaaacgaagaagaaaaaacttaaTACAACACCATAATTATCAAACGATTTCTTAACAAGAGTACGAAGGAAGTTGAAGTGGAATATCATGATGTTTGTTGGTAGAAACCTTGTGAGCATCTCCACCAGTTGGTGGAGGGCAATAGCAATTGGAGAGCAACGACAATAAAGTTGCCTCACTATTCACTCTAAACAGTAAATATTTTTGTGTGAGTCCATTCGTTTGAAAGGAGGAAGGACAAGGGCAAAGGTGATTACTATTcacaaacatattttttttttttttttaatgttttcttcGTCATATCTCCACATATCATTATTGTCGTAATTTTATACGTGTAATTTGTAAGTGTTGAACTATgtaagatttttaaagtgtgaatttgtaagttttaaattttttacataattttttatagttAATTAATCCTAACTGTTGAACTGAacaattttttgaaattaaaggtgatgagtcgattttatactatatattttaccctattcttagtattattttattggttattttgtgagaagtttgatactttgaattatatttccaatgtaggacattcgattttctctggagcaaaacatgatgaaacagatgaattttggagtgattcaaattggtgGACGTTCATGTGTCTCTCAACTTATTCAtgtcaaatttcataattttctaccCAACGGTTCATttatggcaatgaaataaaggagTGGCACACAATACTGTCAAAGTGACGTTTTGGGTTTATTTGGGCTTTTTGACATCTTTTGGGTTCGAGGCCTTCTGTAATTATGTTCGGGAGATCTCAAGCTTTAATTCAAGTCATTTTGGGCCTGTTTTGGAGTCCTGGAAGTCCAAAACGTGCCTGATTTGTGGCAGAGCAAATTTCCCAAAGTCAGAATAGGAATGCATTTCCtagttatcttattttattatgtttcctagtttttagaagataTTTTCTCAAGGATTTTAATTATGTAGTAatataaataagactttttagctattagggttttttaggggggagagagaggagaagaatGCATAATATTTTGGAGAACTTTGCTAGGCTTTGACGATTTgtatttcaaggtgttttctatccttatttttaataatattttgttttatgattgttcttAACTAATTTCCATCTGCTAGGGCGAGGCCACGAgtcttagcaagaatatgtagtttctttttaatttacttatgatattatgcatgcagatttgaattattaatcaccggtttaaactatctaattatcttaatacttagctaccattaggatctttagaaaagtaatttgatgcaattttggaaGGAGGTCGGTCCCTGAAATTCAcgaaggcttcttgtggttaatatgtgcaagttcacttaAGATGAATATCACGTCTTAAGAGTTGTATGGTTTCACAAAaggtttcacaaagcttaatgagtcatacatgtttagatttgatttgaataccaCAGATGGGTTGCATATTTAATATACGCTTTATGTTgggggtccaagtaggcatactttaagaaaacctaaccttcaaaatatgcatgtgtaattcataagtaattggaagaattatataggattgttaaggtgacagcGGAACCCTATgcttttacaatttaattttcaaaaattgttttcttttagtttattttattttgtcactttatttaattattttctattaaattcgtttttattatttaaaatcacaaaatcaattttttccaaaactttgttttaagtaattaattaagatttggtttgatacaaattactcattcaatccctgtggagaacgaccttacttgagttgttatactacaattaccttgtactcttgcaagtatttaaagtgtttttatcctTACTTTTGCAGTGGTAAAAATCCATATCAAAAGGCTCACAAAGAGCCATGTGGGTGGGGAAGTGGGAGAGCTGGTGAACATTTCATGGAGTGTAATAGACAACAGCAACTCTAGGCCTCACGTGGGGGGTAGGGATGGGCAACAGTTATGACGGGCGGGTAATCAcagttatttacccataaccatttatattcatacccgcataaccgtttacccgttgggtaattgcataaacggttatactcatacccataaccgtttataaacggttaaccatacccataaccgtgtacccatttaaccataaccgtttacccatttaactATAACCATTAACCCATTTACCcgtttatctttttattttttattttttttattacccaTTTACCCATTTTTTCACCCGTCAACATGTTTTTttaaacaacttgaaaattacaaaagaaaaattgtcataattttcgttttctggcaattaaacaccgttataggTACATTAGCATGCATTTCCCTATTTTAGACGATTAGACATAATAAACATGTAACATGTATGGGATACATAGAAAAGTATTGGATACAAAACACGTAATATGTATGGGTCAACAAAGACATAATAACTGAGTAGATTCCAGTTTGATGTTTTCAATGGGCTTACAGAGGTCTCAGAATCGAGTAAAGGCAAGTTTGCGACTTAGCAGCATGTCTACGAATGACGAATCACACTTGTTGTCTCATGCATCCTCAGCTGGTCTGGATGTAACAACTATAGTTCCAGCTTCCTTCAACTGTGATATGCGGCCAATGCTATTGATATGTGACCAAAAAATAGGAATAGAAGCCGAATCAAGTTCACTCGAAGCACATCAAGAATACAATCCTGAAAAATAAAGATTGGATGAGCTTCTGTGACATAAATTGAGGAACTATAGCAGGTAGCTGAAAGATTGGtggagatgagagagagggcAGCGATGAGGGAGAGATGAGCAAGGGACGGGCCGTTTGAGACTCTTAGTCCAGCGGAGAGAttgaaaatttagggtttttatatttattttttattaaattttacatatattaaattaaatgggtaaatgaaTACCTGTTATAACCACGTGTAATACTCATAACCGATGGATATCCGTTATAACCGCGGGTAATGCCCATAACCgttcatttaaatttcacggataaacggttatacccataaccgtttgttcatctaaacggttacccataaccgtaatcGTGAACTTTAAATGGACAGGTAATCGCGGTTACCAAAATACATGGGTATTTTGCCCATCTCTAATAGGGGGCCCTCACTGTCTATCTGGGCTTCAAATAGGGCGCAAGCCCTTGCAGCTGCCTTCAACCCAATTGGCTCTCATTTTGTAGACTAATGAAGGAGATTTTTGGCGTGAAAGGCAACTCAACCCATTTGTTCTTGCAATGGGATGACTGGAGGAGTTGTGGAGCATTTAAGATGCAACATCAGCAACGTCGGCGGCCTATATGTGTCGTCGGCAACGACAAGTAACACGTGAAGTGGAAACCTGAAAAGGAAGAGGCATATGCAGATCAAGGCCGTTCCCATGATATTCCGACACGTGTTGCAGATCCAAacgaaaaaaatacataaaacaaacaaaaaaaaattaataaaaaaaacttaggaaaaagaaatatttataaaatatttctgtgtaataattaaaaaaccacAATAATTGAGGCAACTCGTACGGGCTATAATAAGACGTTGAAAACGAGGTGTGAAGATTTCTGGAGGGAGGATTGGTGGCATTTGGGATCCTACTCGACTCCACACATACGAAAAGTGCAGAGCTTTTTACATGGAAAAGCAACATCTTACTAACAAGTTGAAACCATCTTTTGGTTTTTGAGAGTTTGTTGGAATCAAATCTTTATAGGTATCATCATCCATGATGTATTGGATTAGAAACAAAGCGCTTAGTTGGACTAATAGCAATCTGCCAACTTGTCATCTTAATTTTATACTtaattttaatgttaattttgttGTTTACATCACTAAGTATCACGATTAGTGGTATTTATCCTTATTCGTTAGTAGGATGGCTTATGTTCACTCTCATGAACAAAGAgtttaaactaaattattatgattGATATATTATGTGTCCAAATCCCCCACTATTTAATGTGAATATgttattgtattaaaaaaaataaagatgaaaCACGACAAATTAttctatttatttgttatttttactttttgaacTGTTTTCGGAAGAATTACATGTGAGGGAACAAGAGGTGCTTTTCAAACAACGAATAAGCAACGGAAGTCGGTAATTATGTTGATGCGACTACAAATTGGTTTGATACAACTTAAGTTATGAACGTATTTTAGGTCAAAGTAGGAGGCTAGAAAGGTGTTGTGACATGAAGAGAATGTGAGAGAGCAATATTAGCAGTGCCTTGACCTTGAGTATGCCCTATGCCTAGTTAGGGTTGATTCTATTTCAACTATATgttttgagaattgttattagcacttcagaAATCTCATTTAGcatttcaaactttctataattagaaaggaaaaatatacttgtgaagAATGTAtactgaaatttttggagtgctaataacggTTCCCTATGTTATACTCATCACAAATTCTAGTATCTACCATCTGGTGTCAATGAATATGCAATTACGGGAAGAATATCCCTTGATCAAAAGGAATCCCTATGGGCCCATCTAACATaatagaaaatataaacatCGTTGGAATTGTTCAACCGACCTaatgttggagcaatattagaaaatatgaaaataacataaaaattccaatgataataatcataaagaaaataaCAACATCAATAGTATacaagattaatataaacaactagagataaagttagaaaaactaacaaacttgaagattgaggcttgcataaatgcaatgtcctaaagatagaatttcgcccctactcttgtgcttgtagttcggtaggcgtccatctcccaggattcaacaatctataatccgaagtcaaagaACTTCAATATTCGAACTCTGGTGAATTTTGTATATCtgtactctcaagacacgactcggaatttgactacaaagcatgagagaaacaaagcggggaaaccctatttctcaagagtaaaaattaactctaattttctatatctaataccaatggtttcatgggtttaaatagaatccaatttctacttattaaagagatgtaacttttcatctataagtatacatcacttatcaagggaatacacctaaacaacataacctttctaagaaattggttaacaatatttttcattcaattattaaatatttcatattataatatataatttccaacacctAGCTCTGGGATTAGTTGATGGGACTGTATGTTCGGATTGACCAAACTTGCCACCGGGCTTAGAACGCGGTTGGGTTAGGGTAATTAGTCATTGGAAGTCTTAACGAACAAtttctggtactgttcatttttaacgttaatgatatttttactctaaaaaatcacttccgatactattcacttacaacaacTTTTTGTccttttggttaaaactcaaagttttcaagtctttttcattagtttttccttTCGTCAATCAAGTTCAGCTTATACTCctcttaacaaagaaaatttcgAGTGTAACATGTGTACACAATCATTTACTTATCTTTTCAGGTGTAACAGGTGTATACAATCATCTACCTATCTTTCTCATTACTGAAATTATGTGATCAATGGAGGAGCAAGAATTGTGGTCCAGGAGGGGGCCAACAcgcttttcttatttttaaaaatttaagcaTATCTTGCTTCGACTAACTTTCGTTTAGGTTTTGAATGATGAGTATCCACAAATCTAGGACCTAAACTTGCGATATTACGCCCACAGAATAAGTGAGGGAGTCATAAATTTTGGAATGTGATTTCCATacttctttttctccttctacACTATATTCATTCTAActattaaattgaatatgtgtaagaatgagaaaaaaaatatgtgtaaaaatcattttcctaaataatataataaaaaaaaattgtgtaaaaccATAGAGAAAGCTTCAAGGAATAAAACAAGGGTAAAAAAATGAACCCCAAGTCTCTCAACCTCCTCTTTCTCGCTATCCTCCTCAAAGCTCCATGGTTGCCAGCCTCCTGAACTCCACCAGAGCCTTGAGCCTACGAAAAAAAACTCAAAGCACATCATGGtattaattttttgaacttgaaaaaaaaaataaaaaggtcaaGATAGGCCTGCAACCATTGTAGTCCTTTCATTGCTCCGCCGGTGCATGTAATGAGAGAAATATATACATGATTATATACGAACAATGAGAGAGAAGTTTTTCTACTTTCCAACCTATCATCCATGCATAACTTATATCTCAAGTTTTGATCCAATCTGTCTGTGTTGCACCCCTATTTCTAAACTACACTTTTAGAGTTTGGACTGGATCAAGTCACCAAATGTTTGTGATGGGCCAAGTTAACTTGATTGGGCTTCTTCACAATAAGACCCATATGCTATTGAGCAACAATGTTGACTTAATTTCCGCAGTGTTTGGACTGCTAACTTGATGATATTTGACTAAATTCTATTATCCATCCTTACGTAAATTAATCCTATTATCTTATTCCTAAATACAGCTTGTAACAAAGTCGTTTTCTTTTTATCCGTAACACCTACGTTTAAACAAAGCATATTTTAAAGCCATTATTTTGTCACAATGTCACAAGACAAAATCTCAAACCTCTCCAGATCACCTATAACACGAAGCCAATTTTAACATGCCCAAATCCTCCCCTCCATCTCCcaccatctctacctctcatcttcCCACCATGGACGACAGCGGGCAGCACCATGGATTCAAACTCAGCCCTGAAATCATCGGCCTAATTGGCGTTGCAGCCGGAGCCATAATCGTCACGACGTACCAATGCCTTGTCAACCACATTTGTTGCAGCCAAATGCGCGTAGAAAACAACATACAACAAGAACAAACACAAAATGAACATGAACAGCGTCTTCAAGGGCATCACATCAACCAAAACCTCAGATCAACAACTGCACGCAGCGTTAACTCGCCCTCCTACGATCAGTTGATCCCAGTTTTCAAGTACACCAAGGAATGCAGAGAAGGAACCTGCGCcgtttgtttgtgtgaatttaCCGACGGTGAGAACATCCGTGTACTGCCGGAATGTGTGCACTTGTTTCATGTGGGGTGCATTGACATGTGGCTCAGCTCCCACTCTAACTGCCCTCTTTGTCGAACTGATATTATTCCTAGACGAGCACCGCAGCATGTTGTTCCTCCTCCGCAAGATGTTGCGACTCCTCTGCAGAATACTTTGCCTTCACCACAACATGTTGTGATATTGATGCCAAATTTCGGCGCGGTTCATAATATGAGTACTTGATCTTTGGAGTCATGGATTGATGGCTTTTATTTTTGAGTTGCTTAAACTACTTTTGTTTAAAAGAGTGTATCTAGTTAGACTTGCTCAAATTAGCGGGTGTTTTGGtgaatgaagaaaaatggagGAGGTTTCATATTAGTGTGATGATTTTGCCACTCCAATTTAGCTTCTGACGCTCTAACTTGAGTATCTTATAATTATTGTACACTCGTAATGACGAAACCTAAAAATGGGAGTCATTTTCTTCTCTTATCGCGATGGACTATAGGATTGTTGTAAAAGTCGTCCTGCCAGTTGCACGACGAATTCTAGTTGCTCTCTCAATCAAACCAACCTGCCAAAGTTGCACAGCGAAAGGCAATTACCAGTTGTTCTATAGGTAGTCAACTTcaagttttgtttcttgttcatcCGTACCATACTTAGTGGAGCTGTGGCCCAATTTTGTATGGGCTTGTTTAATCCAGTCTGCTCTGTATCCATCACAGAGGACCCAAGTACAGACAAGATCCCATATTAATAGGACCAAGAAAAAGCTGGTGTAAAAAAATACCAACTTCAAGGTTTGTGATGTTGTTGAGTTTATACTTTGGTTTACAGCTTGCTTTTGATAAGGGTGATACTAATCTTGGTATTGAGATGGTTCCTCAGGTTATTGTTATGTTGTTGAAGCAAACGTTGATAATTTCCATCCTTTGGACAAAAGCTATATATTAATGATAAGACAATTGAGGATATGTGAGTTGAAACACATTTACAGAGAGAGAAGAATGTTGTGACGGATCATTTGGCTAACTGAAGTTTTAATATGGATGTTAGTGTTCTTGAATTTGATGAGCCTCATGTTTGGATTAGACCAGCTCGCATAGATGATGCTGCTAGAGTCCCTTGGGCTCAGTTTGTGTATGCTGATATTTTATAGTTTGCTATTTGAGTTGAATTCCTCATTCTTCCTAAAGAAAAGATATACCAACTTGTTGAATATCTATCcataaattttttagtgtagTTGTAACTCTGCTATGGATGCTTCTAATTTATCCATATTAGCCCGTATGACATATCACtgcatttgaattatttttgaCACCCAAAAATAGTGATAACACATGCCTCAATTACTGttttacaaaagaaaagttggaaTGAGAGGAATGCATGACTACGACTTTAGGTTGCCAACAATAGTTCTCTACCACATAAATATAACAAAATTATATGTATCTTGAATGTGAGATGTTcatttcaactttttaaaaaGTAAACTATCTAATATACATTGTTACGTAATAAATAATTAGTGACACGATAGAATGACTAATAAGTCATATCTTACCATGATCATACTAACTGTGGTAAAATATGGATTCATCATCAAAATTACTTGAAACTTGTCCTCAAACCCCACACACGTTCCCATCAATAATTGCTCTTCACAAACCCAAAGAAAACTCCACCACAACacctcaaacaaacaaaaacacaaatagaACCCCAAAacctcacctctctctctctctctctcatcatggACAGCGCACCCCCCGTTTTAAACAAACCACCGCCACCTTTCCTCATGGACAGCGCACCCACCTTTCTAAACaaaccaccgccaccgccaccttTCCTCATGGACAGCGCACCCACCTTTCTAAACAAACCACCGCCACCTTTCCCAGCACCGCCTCGGAGCGTTGACTTCTCCGCCCTTGAATTTATCCTCGGCCTCATCGCGATCATCACCATCCCTGCTCTCGTCTACGCCTTCTTCTTCGCCATCAAGTTCCCTCCAAACCCTTTTCGCCGGCGACCCCACCGGACCTCCACCACCGCCCCCGGCCCCACCCAAACTGAACCCAACACCCAAAACAAAACCGACGTAATTTCGGAGCTCAAGTACCAGAAGGAAGCCCACGTTAAGGAAATCGGAACAGAGTGCCCTGTGTGCCTGTCTCTGTTTGCCGACGGCGAAGAGCTCCGGCAGCTCTGCGTCTGCAAACACTCTTTCCACTCTCTGTGCATAAACATGTGGCTTAAGGATCACTCCAACTGCCCCATTTGTCGAGCTTCAGTCGCCGTTGATCGGAGTAATGGTGATAATCGGACGGCGGCTGCTGGAGTAAGAGGCAGTGATGATCTGCAACAAGGTTTGCCTGATGCTTCTGCCATGGTTTGACAATTAATTCTTTCTGGGATTTTGGTGGCTtaattctttttctctttttcttttccgaAGTTTTTCAAAAACTCGCCGACAGAAGTTGTAAACTTGTATCTGTAGTGAGAATTAGGGTTTGAGATAAATGCCAGGAACTAGTAGTTAATCTATGATTTCTATAATTTGAAGACCAtctgaaatttgaattttgatatatttCTGGGTAGCTGGTGgatatcacatatatatatatatatatatatatatatataatatttgggGGTTAAAGATTGAAACTTGAAACTCATACTGTTCGTGTTTTTGATCTGTATTACACACCAGATGATGttgcatttaaattttaattctcatttagttttttttaatgtaatcaGAGTCTAACACATACAAATATAATTGATTAAAATCActgaaagaaaattaaaacactGAAGAGGATTTTTGCTTATTGATGGAGAACATTTTGGCATTTTGCTACTGTTTTGAACTTCTTTAGTGTAGGTTAAAAAAAAGTATGACTTTTAAGAGATTTTTAAGATTTAAccaaagtttatttatttatttatttgcttgGTGAGTATTGACAAAGAGTGTAGTGGAGTGGTTGAGTCATAAAAGTTTTCTTTAAACCAGTATGAGTTCATACTACACATAATGGTGTTATTGTTCTtcgaaatttaattaaaaattataaacaaccaatttttttttggtcaaaaacaaccaaattaacAAACGTTTTATTGGACCATATTGCTTACATTGATAAATTACAATATTATATAGCAAGAAGTTGCCAAGAATCTACCTTTGGAGAGTTGTCAACAACCCA from Pyrus communis chromosome 17, drPyrComm1.1, whole genome shotgun sequence includes the following:
- the LOC137722030 gene encoding RING-H2 finger protein ATL51-like, which gives rise to MDDSGQHHGFKLSPEIIGLIGVAAGAIIVTTYQCLVNHICCSQMRVENNIQQEQTQNEHEQRLQGHHINQNLRSTTARSVNSPSYDQLIPVFKYTKECREGTCAVCLCEFTDGENIRVLPECVHLFHVGCIDMWLSSHSNCPLCRTDIIPRRAPQHVVPPPQDVATPLQNTLPSPQHVVILMPNFGAVHNMST
- the LOC137723513 gene encoding RING-H2 finger protein ATL33-like, with protein sequence MDSAPPVLNKPPPPFLMDSAPTFLNKPPPPPPFLMDSAPTFLNKPPPPFPAPPRSVDFSALEFILGLIAIITIPALVYAFFFAIKFPPNPFRRRPHRTSTTAPGPTQTEPNTQNKTDVISELKYQKEAHVKEIGTECPVCLSLFADGEELRQLCVCKHSFHSLCINMWLKDHSNCPICRASVAVDRSNGDNRTAAAGVRGSDDLQQGLPDASAMV